A genomic segment from Pedobacter sp. MC2016-14 encodes:
- a CDS encoding exonuclease, giving the protein MILDDFVVQTKTGLYCVYGDFYLDPKVPVKNAVISHAHGDHAIPGNFNVYSTLSTFLFMKYRYRNDAAVNLFTKAYDEHFMLNGVRITFIPAGHILGSAQVLMQYENIRYLYTGDYKLQPDDTCEAMKFVAADVLITETTFADKNTRHPDAETEIRKLNDTSMNVMLGAYALGKCQRLISLMTQHCIEKRILVHYSIVPFIKIYESQGVTVGKYELFDRRILKKNKSGIIYLVPPMVFKSNSGAANLIRAFATGWKDLQVANGIALYISDHADWDDIIYTIDRVKPSQVWTTHGDGLQLQKHYEHSLVVKLLSS; this is encoded by the coding sequence ATGATACTTGATGATTTTGTCGTTCAAACTAAAACAGGACTCTACTGTGTGTATGGCGATTTTTACCTGGATCCAAAAGTACCTGTAAAAAATGCCGTCATATCTCATGCACATGGTGATCATGCTATTCCTGGTAATTTCAATGTGTATAGTACCCTATCAACTTTTCTGTTTATGAAGTACAGGTACCGTAATGATGCCGCTGTTAATCTATTTACAAAGGCTTATGATGAGCATTTTATGCTGAATGGTGTTCGCATTACATTTATTCCTGCTGGTCATATTTTAGGTTCTGCCCAGGTATTGATGCAGTATGAAAACATTAGATACCTCTATACCGGAGATTACAAGCTTCAGCCTGATGATACTTGCGAAGCAATGAAATTTGTAGCGGCAGATGTACTGATCACAGAAACCACATTTGCCGATAAAAATACCCGTCATCCTGATGCGGAAACAGAAATTCGTAAGCTTAATGATACCAGCATGAATGTGATGCTGGGTGCATATGCCCTGGGTAAATGTCAACGTCTGATCAGTTTAATGACGCAGCACTGTATAGAAAAAAGGATTCTTGTGCATTACAGCATTGTACCTTTTATAAAAATTTATGAATCGCAGGGCGTAACTGTGGGGAAGTATGAACTGTTTGACCGCCGGATTTTAAAAAAGAACAAGAGTGGGATAATTTATCTTGTACCACCCATGGTTTTTAAAAGCAATAGTGGCGCTGCTAATTTGATAAGGGCTTTTGCTACAGGCTGGAAGGATCTTCAGGTTGCTAATGGGATCGCTTTATATATATCAGACCATGCCGACTGGGATGATATTATTTACACCATTGACCGGGTTAAACCTTCCCAGGTTTGGACTACGCATGGTGATGGTTTGCAACTTCAAAAACATTATGAACATAGTTTGGTCGTTAAATTGCTTTCATCATGA
- a CDS encoding DUF1573 domain-containing protein produces MKQILVLAIAAMTFASCQQKKSDSAATNTADTTLTMTGAAAPASADAPVLVFDKSVFDFGTIKQGEKVHYDFKFKNTGKTPLIVSNATASCGCTVPESPKEPIAPGAEGVIKVVFDSTGKSGKQDKVVTVSSNGNPAVNEVHLIGEVTAP; encoded by the coding sequence ATGAAACAAATTTTAGTATTGGCAATTGCAGCGATGACATTCGCTTCTTGTCAGCAAAAAAAATCAGATTCAGCTGCAACTAACACTGCAGATACTACTTTAACTATGACAGGTGCCGCTGCGCCTGCATCAGCAGATGCACCTGTTTTGGTTTTTGATAAGAGCGTTTTTGACTTTGGGACCATCAAACAAGGCGAAAAAGTACATTACGATTTTAAATTTAAAAATACGGGTAAAACACCTTTAATTGTCTCAAACGCTACAGCTAGTTGTGGTTGTACGGTACCAGAATCACCAAAAGAGCCTATTGCGCCTGGTGCAGAGGGTGTTATTAAAGTGGTTTTTGATAGTACAGGTAAGAGTGGTAAACAAGATAAAGTGGTTACAGTGAGCTCAAACGGTAATCCGGCGGTAAACGAAGTTCATTTGATTGGTGAGGTAACAGCACCTTAA
- a CDS encoding ABC transporter ATP-binding protein yields the protein MRHLLFLNKYFYKYKWWIIPGVFFVIISNIFGVIPAQVIGHAFNLITENIEIYSLFAGFNQQPIVYTIFSYSLFYFGVIVLVLYLLRGLFLFFMRQTLILMSRHIEFDMKNEIYAHYQELSLGFYRRNNTGDLMNRATEDVNRVRMYVGPAIMYTINTAVLFLLIITSMYDVNATLATFCLLPLPVLVVTIYFVNTLINKKSEQIQEQLSNLSSFVQERFSGIRVIKSYVREGHTKDVFAKESEGYKKNSMGLVKVQAFFYPTMLLLVGLSTILTIFIGGKQVINGAITAGNIAEFIVYVNQLTFPVTMLGWVTTLIQRAAASQKRINEFLQLQPDINSGAIALPDFKGNIRFENVSFTYPDTGITAIKEVSFEIKQGQFVAIIGRTGSGKSTLANLIMRMYDATEGSIYIDDKALKDVKLNDYRSQTGFVPQEVFLFSDTIKNNIAFGLDEVTTEEIEEAAKNAAVYDNILNFEIKFETMLGERGITLSGGQKQRVSIARALIKSPKLLIFDDCLSAVDTKTEEEILNNLGKVMRLKTSVLIAHRISTIKNADKIIVLQDGKIIEQGTHSELLKLQGTYEEMYQNQLLEEENQSL from the coding sequence ATGAGACACCTCCTTTTTTTAAATAAATATTTTTACAAGTATAAATGGTGGATCATTCCAGGTGTATTTTTTGTCATCATCTCTAATATATTTGGTGTAATACCCGCCCAGGTCATCGGCCACGCCTTTAACCTTATCACAGAAAACATTGAGATTTACAGCCTGTTTGCCGGTTTTAACCAGCAACCCATTGTCTATACTATTTTTAGCTATAGCCTTTTCTATTTCGGGGTTATTGTACTGGTGCTCTACCTGCTGCGCGGCCTGTTTCTTTTCTTTATGCGTCAAACCCTCATCCTGATGTCCAGGCATATTGAGTTTGACATGAAGAATGAAATCTACGCGCATTACCAGGAACTTAGCCTGGGCTTTTACAGGAGAAATAATACTGGTGATTTAATGAACAGGGCAACTGAAGATGTAAACCGGGTTAGAATGTACGTAGGGCCAGCCATTATGTATACCATCAACACAGCGGTACTTTTTCTATTGATCATCACCTCCATGTACGATGTAAATGCTACACTGGCTACGTTTTGCCTGCTCCCCTTACCTGTTCTGGTGGTAACTATCTATTTTGTAAATACACTGATCAATAAAAAAAGCGAACAGATCCAGGAGCAATTGTCTAACCTCTCTAGTTTTGTTCAGGAACGTTTTTCAGGAATCAGGGTCATCAAATCTTATGTAAGGGAAGGGCATACCAAAGATGTATTTGCGAAAGAAAGTGAAGGATACAAAAAGAATTCTATGGGCCTGGTAAAAGTACAGGCTTTCTTTTACCCTACCATGTTGCTGCTTGTTGGCCTCAGTACCATTTTAACCATCTTTATTGGTGGCAAGCAAGTGATAAATGGAGCAATTACTGCAGGAAACATAGCCGAATTTATTGTGTATGTAAACCAGCTCACTTTTCCTGTAACCATGCTGGGCTGGGTAACCACATTGATACAGCGGGCAGCTGCCTCTCAGAAACGCATCAACGAGTTTTTGCAATTGCAACCAGATATCAATTCAGGCGCTATTGCATTACCTGATTTTAAGGGCAACATCCGTTTTGAAAATGTAAGTTTCACCTATCCCGACACTGGAATAACCGCTATAAAAGAGGTAAGCTTTGAAATTAAACAAGGACAGTTTGTGGCAATCATTGGAAGAACAGGTTCAGGAAAATCTACCTTGGCCAACCTGATCATGCGGATGTATGATGCAACCGAAGGCAGTATATATATAGATGACAAAGCCCTTAAAGATGTTAAGCTTAATGATTACAGAAGCCAGACTGGTTTTGTTCCGCAGGAAGTATTCCTTTTTTCAGACACCATAAAGAACAATATCGCATTTGGACTTGATGAAGTGACAACTGAAGAAATTGAAGAAGCAGCCAAAAACGCAGCTGTATATGACAACATCCTTAACTTTGAAATAAAGTTTGAGACAATGCTTGGTGAACGGGGCATCACACTCTCTGGAGGGCAAAAACAACGGGTTTCAATTGCCAGAGCTTTGATTAAATCGCCAAAGCTGCTGATTTTTGATGATTGCCTGTCGGCTGTCGACACGAAAACTGAAGAAGAGATCCTGAATAACCTTGGAAAAGTGATGCGGCTAAAAACAAGTGTATTAATTGCACATAGAATTTCCACGATTAAAAATGCCGACAAGATCATCGTACTACAGGATGGAAAAATAATTGAACAAGGCACACATTCCGAACTCCTTAAATTGCAGGGAACCTACGAGGAAATGTACCAAAATCAACTGTTAGAGGAAGAAAATCAATCTTTATAA
- a CDS encoding YbbR-like domain-containing protein, whose translation MPFIKLTNIERKRFLVFISCLLLAVAGWLFLALNNKYVYTAKTVLVYTNFPQKKAFHPLQSDTVDLQVEGTGWQLIFARLRINPQSISVSLNKLNASNFVLLSEQLYNVNRQLESSQKIISVIPDTLYFDFSKRSVKRVPVKLSSRFDFAHQYGISSLIEITPRYVTLSGPQKELEKIKSWDTDTLTLHNLQNTTTTRLAMKQNKLKNVNIFPNSVEVKIPIDEFTEKTIEVPLKVINNTEYYDLKLYPKKVKVTFLVALSSYSRINDDFIEARVDVNEWKQLNHHQLTVQLSRFPDYCKMIKIVPNKIDFIIEK comes from the coding sequence ATGCCATTCATTAAACTTACAAACATAGAGCGAAAGCGATTTCTGGTATTTATATCCTGTTTGCTACTTGCTGTTGCTGGCTGGCTGTTCCTTGCCTTAAATAATAAATACGTTTATACGGCTAAAACGGTGCTTGTTTATACCAATTTCCCTCAAAAAAAAGCGTTCCATCCTTTGCAGTCTGATACCGTAGATTTACAGGTAGAAGGTACAGGATGGCAGTTGATCTTTGCTAGGCTGCGTATTAATCCCCAATCAATTTCTGTAAGTTTAAATAAGCTGAATGCAAGTAATTTTGTCCTGCTTTCCGAACAACTGTATAATGTTAACCGTCAGCTGGAGAGTTCTCAAAAAATTATATCGGTTATACCTGATACGCTTTATTTTGATTTCTCAAAACGAAGTGTAAAACGTGTACCCGTAAAATTATCTTCAAGATTTGATTTCGCACATCAATATGGAATTTCCTCTTTGATAGAAATCACCCCGCGGTATGTTACGCTGTCTGGTCCACAAAAAGAACTTGAAAAGATCAAATCCTGGGATACGGATACGTTAACCTTACACAACCTTCAAAACACCACCACCACAAGGCTGGCGATGAAGCAAAATAAGCTCAAAAATGTGAACATCTTTCCAAATAGCGTAGAGGTGAAGATTCCAATAGATGAGTTTACGGAAAAAACAATAGAGGTGCCGCTAAAAGTAATCAACAATACAGAGTATTATGACCTGAAGTTATACCCTAAAAAGGTTAAGGTTACATTTTTAGTGGCATTATCCAGCTATAGCAGAATTAACGACGATTTTATAGAAGCCAGGGTAGATGTGAATGAATGGAAGCAACTTAACCATCATCAACTAACAGTACAGCTTTCCCGCTTTCCTGATTATTGTAAAATGATTAAAATAGTACCTAATAAAATAGATTTTATCATAGAGAAGTGA
- the nusB gene encoding transcription antitermination factor NusB yields MTDKRDLASSKKALMKSIDDVYEMYIRMLALLSEITEYTAIDAIERANKHFPTAEDLNPNQKLLNNEFIVLLQKNPDFQAAVNKYQVNWNADPEFIKTIYNKLKATPEYTAYLNDGLEGIENSKEIIKFIFRKIILKSQNIIQAFEDKFINWSVDKEVMQGMVAKTIKNFVNEDPFKNKLTPISADWAEDSKFVEDLFAYTLKNDAKYQEMIADRTKNWESERIALMDTILMKMAICELMNFPSIPVKVTINEYLDLSKDYSTPKSNSFINGILDKILGDLKRTDTLHKTGRGLIEE; encoded by the coding sequence ATGACCGATAAAAGAGACCTCGCTTCTTCTAAGAAGGCCTTGATGAAAAGTATCGATGATGTATATGAAATGTACATACGCATGCTCGCCCTCTTATCGGAAATTACAGAGTACACGGCAATTGATGCCATAGAAAGGGCTAATAAACATTTCCCTACTGCTGAGGACCTTAATCCCAACCAGAAACTTTTAAACAACGAATTTATTGTGCTTTTGCAAAAGAACCCTGATTTTCAGGCTGCAGTCAATAAATATCAGGTCAACTGGAACGCTGATCCGGAGTTCATCAAAACCATTTACAACAAATTAAAAGCAACGCCAGAATATACGGCTTATCTAAATGATGGTCTTGAGGGGATTGAAAATTCTAAGGAAATTATCAAGTTCATTTTCAGAAAAATCATTTTAAAGAGCCAAAACATCATTCAGGCTTTTGAAGATAAATTTATCAACTGGTCTGTAGATAAAGAAGTGATGCAGGGTATGGTGGCTAAGACCATTAAAAACTTTGTGAATGAAGATCCTTTTAAAAATAAGCTTACCCCGATCAGTGCAGACTGGGCAGAGGATAGCAAGTTTGTAGAAGATTTGTTTGCCTATACCTTGAAAAACGATGCTAAATATCAGGAAATGATTGCTGATAGGACAAAGAACTGGGAATCTGAGCGTATTGCTTTGATGGATACCATTTTGATGAAAATGGCCATCTGCGAACTGATGAATTTTCCTTCTATCCCGGTTAAGGTAACTATTAATGAATACCTGGATTTGTCAAAAGATTACAGTACTCCGAAAAGTAATTCATTTATAAATGGCATCTTGGACAAAATTTTAGGAGACTTAAAGCGGACTGATACCCTTCATAAAACAGGCCGTGGATTAATTGAAGAATAA
- a CDS encoding DUF3276 family protein — protein sequence MGEFDNKEREEVFSKKVRAGKRTYFFDVKATRSGDYYLTLTESKKRLDDGVFVKHKIFLYKEDFEKFAEGLNETVAYIRDNQEVTEKRYEYSEHQEVSELKQSTDDFSF from the coding sequence ATGGGAGAATTTGACAACAAAGAGAGAGAAGAGGTTTTTTCTAAGAAAGTAAGAGCAGGTAAAAGAACTTATTTCTTCGATGTAAAAGCAACACGTTCAGGAGATTACTATCTGACGCTTACAGAGAGCAAAAAAAGATTGGATGACGGTGTATTTGTGAAACACAAGATTTTCTTGTACAAAGAAGACTTCGAAAAATTTGCTGAGGGATTAAATGAAACCGTTGCGTATATCAGAGACAATCAGGAGGTAACCGAAAAAAGATACGAGTATTCTGAGCATCAGGAAGTATCAGAGTTGAAACAATCTACTGATGACTTTTCATTCTAA
- the yajC gene encoding preprotein translocase subunit YajC produces the protein MISTVILQAGGSTLSTTIMMVLIMIVFYFFMIRPQVKKAKDHKKLVEDLKKGDRIVTTAGIHGKIVDMNETTFLIEVEGGTKIRFDKSAISLEATKAAVPKTVEAKVDSKAEVKA, from the coding sequence ATGATAAGTACAGTAATTTTACAAGCCGGCGGTAGTACCTTAAGCACTACCATTATGATGGTTTTAATTATGATCGTGTTTTATTTCTTTATGATAAGACCGCAGGTTAAAAAAGCTAAAGACCATAAAAAACTGGTTGAAGATTTGAAAAAAGGTGATAGGATTGTAACTACTGCTGGAATTCATGGTAAAATTGTAGACATGAACGAAACTACATTTTTAATTGAAGTTGAAGGTGGTACTAAAATCAGGTTTGATAAATCTGCCATCTCCCTGGAAGCTACTAAAGCCGCAGTCCCTAAAACAGTTGAAGCCAAAGTAGATTCAAAAGCTGAGGTTAAAGCCTAA
- a CDS encoding DUF5522 domain-containing protein yields MKSETDFYFNEEGLMVFTAEYHLKRGYCCKNKCKHCPWNYGKKKEALKNDK; encoded by the coding sequence ATGAAGTCGGAGACCGATTTTTATTTCAATGAAGAAGGATTGATGGTTTTTACTGCAGAATATCATCTAAAAAGAGGATATTGTTGCAAAAATAAGTGTAAGCACTGTCCCTGGAATTATGGAAAGAAAAAAGAGGCGTTAAAAAACGATAAATAA
- the coaE gene encoding dephospho-CoA kinase (Dephospho-CoA kinase (CoaE) performs the final step in coenzyme A biosynthesis.), with protein sequence MLKIGITGGIGSGKTTVCRIFETLGIPVFYADTVAKEIMTQDPVLISGVKDTFGGESYFADGSLNNKHIAGIVFNDQAALAKLNALVHPAVFRAFDSWLETNASAAPYILKEAALLFESGSYKMCDLSILVSAPLSAKLSRVMQRDGVTEAQVLARMDKQFTDEKKMEMADFYISNDETTSLIVQVLALHEQFLSRI encoded by the coding sequence ATGTTGAAAATTGGAATCACAGGCGGCATTGGAAGTGGTAAAACTACGGTCTGCAGAATTTTTGAAACCTTGGGTATTCCTGTATTTTATGCAGATACGGTAGCTAAAGAAATTATGACCCAGGATCCGGTTTTGATCTCTGGCGTTAAGGATACGTTTGGCGGGGAAAGCTATTTTGCAGATGGCAGCCTAAATAACAAACACATTGCAGGTATTGTGTTTAATGATCAGGCAGCGCTAGCTAAACTTAATGCACTGGTGCATCCTGCAGTATTCCGTGCGTTTGACAGTTGGTTGGAAACGAATGCTTCTGCTGCACCTTACATCCTGAAAGAAGCCGCTTTGTTATTTGAAAGTGGCTCCTATAAAATGTGTGACCTCAGTATTTTGGTGTCCGCACCCTTATCTGCCAAATTAAGCCGTGTAATGCAACGCGATGGTGTAACCGAAGCACAGGTATTGGCCAGGATGGATAAGCAGTTTACAGATGAGAAAAAGATGGAAATGGCCGATTTCTACATTTCAAATGACGAAACAACTTCTTTGATTGTACAGGTACTGGCCTTGCATGAGCAGTTTTTAAGCCGGATTTAG
- a CDS encoding ZIP family metal transporter — MFMVKSDKSQLLKLILSFSGAYLFGITVLHLIPDAYSGTDKEEIGIFILIGFLLQVFLEQFSEGVEHGHIHKHHEGQAFPYGIMVSLCLHAFLEGMPLAKDQHNELIFGIALHHIPAAFALASILVQNHFKKPQIMLYISLFALMAPLGFYVSYGISNGSIGGVEAYFNKMMGVVIGIFLHISTTILFESSVDHKVSKRKMVAVLLGIAVALIGYFTAAHAH, encoded by the coding sequence ATTTTCATGGTTAAAAGCGATAAATCGCAATTGTTAAAACTTATCCTTTCTTTTAGCGGGGCCTATCTTTTTGGAATTACCGTTTTACACCTTATTCCGGATGCCTACAGTGGCACTGATAAAGAAGAAATCGGGATTTTTATTTTAATTGGTTTTTTACTCCAGGTATTTCTGGAACAATTTTCTGAAGGGGTTGAGCATGGACATATTCATAAGCACCATGAGGGACAGGCATTTCCTTACGGAATTATGGTTAGCCTTTGCCTGCATGCCTTTTTAGAAGGGATGCCACTGGCAAAAGATCAGCACAATGAATTAATTTTCGGAATTGCTTTACACCACATCCCGGCAGCTTTTGCGCTGGCCAGTATATTGGTACAAAACCATTTCAAAAAACCACAGATCATGTTATACATCAGCCTTTTTGCTTTAATGGCACCTTTAGGCTTTTATGTAAGTTACGGCATCAGCAACGGGAGTATTGGAGGCGTAGAGGCGTATTTCAATAAAATGATGGGTGTTGTCATCGGGATCTTCTTACACATTTCAACCACCATTCTTTTTGAATCGAGTGTTGACCATAAAGTTAGCAAAAGGAAAATGGTTGCGGTACTACTAGGTATAGCTGTTGCATTGATTGGTTATTTTACAGCAGCTCACGCACATTAA
- a CDS encoding MarR family winged helix-turn-helix transcriptional regulator, with protein sequence MNLQKETKTKKFENIFQQSIVNVMFTYNWCNERVKQAVLPYDITAQQFNVLRILRGQYPNASTINLIKERMLDKMSDASRIVDRLKQKELVIKETNGADRRAVDIMISDKGLALLKKMDKSISLAAIVEPNLTSDEAEQLNVLLDKLRGGEEPTL encoded by the coding sequence ATGAATTTGCAAAAAGAAACCAAAACGAAGAAATTTGAGAATATATTTCAGCAGTCAATTGTAAATGTGATGTTTACTTACAATTGGTGTAATGAGCGTGTTAAACAAGCCGTTTTACCCTATGATATTACTGCGCAGCAATTTAATGTTTTGCGTATTTTAAGAGGACAGTATCCGAATGCCTCCACCATCAATTTGATTAAAGAACGGATGTTGGATAAGATGAGCGATGCTTCCAGGATTGTAGACCGCCTTAAACAGAAGGAGCTGGTTATAAAAGAAACAAATGGTGCCGACCGCAGGGCGGTAGACATCATGATTAGTGATAAAGGTTTGGCACTTTTGAAAAAAATGGACAAAAGCATCAGTCTGGCCGCTATTGTTGAACCAAATTTAACCAGTGATGAGGCAGAACAGCTAAACGTTTTATTGGATAAACTTAGGGGCGGGGAAGAGCCTACACTTTAA